One window of the Candidatus Zixiibacteriota bacterium genome contains the following:
- a CDS encoding putative Glycosyl transferase family 1 (Evidence 3 : Putative function from multiple computational evidences) yields the protein MPRKLVILGYSASVHVTKWAEGLSRSGYDVTVLSCGGKEIDGIRTIIFGEKSGPFNYFRYLTQVRHEIRKINPAILHAFQVTGYGHWGAFSSAFPKVLTAMGSDIIITARKSLLHKSYVQSIIRRYDRLTASSRYLKEQVESASAKAIERVSVVPFGVEIPEEFKSYSNGTDAIRLVYMKYLLPVYGPDILLKALAIVKKSGLSVQLDMYGTGREEAKLKTMAADLNIAESVMFRGWLEPKMVAGAYRDYDIMVMPSRSESFGVAAVEALASGLPVIGSRIGGIPEIIIDGQTGILVEPENSEALAEAIMTLARDSKLRYRMGQAGRKFVTEKFHWDESLRLMLHIYDRLLVEREMKNGSSVL from the coding sequence ATGCCTAGAAAACTTGTCATCCTCGGATATTCCGCCTCGGTGCATGTGACAAAATGGGCCGAAGGATTATCCCGTTCCGGATACGATGTCACCGTCTTATCCTGCGGCGGGAAAGAAATCGATGGCATCCGGACCATTATTTTTGGCGAAAAAAGCGGTCCGTTCAATTATTTTCGATATTTGACCCAGGTGCGGCACGAAATCAGAAAAATAAATCCCGCCATATTGCATGCCTTTCAAGTCACCGGCTACGGTCATTGGGGGGCGTTTTCTTCCGCCTTTCCCAAGGTCCTGACCGCTATGGGCTCCGATATTATCATAACCGCCCGAAAATCTTTGCTTCATAAATCATATGTCCAATCGATTATTCGTCGTTACGACCGCCTGACTGCCTCCAGCCGTTACCTCAAAGAACAGGTGGAATCGGCTTCTGCCAAAGCCATCGAAAGAGTCTCCGTTGTGCCTTTCGGCGTCGAAATTCCGGAGGAATTCAAATCATACTCCAACGGCACTGATGCAATTCGACTCGTTTATATGAAATATCTGCTCCCGGTTTACGGCCCTGACATTCTTCTTAAGGCCCTGGCAATTGTCAAAAAAAGTGGTTTATCTGTTCAGCTCGATATGTATGGTACCGGCAGGGAAGAGGCTAAATTGAAAACAATGGCCGCCGACCTGAATATTGCCGAATCAGTTATGTTCCGGGGTTGGCTCGAACCGAAAATGGTGGCCGGTGCTTATCGTGATTATGATATTATGGTCATGCCGTCCCGTTCGGAATCTTTCGGCGTGGCCGCCGTGGAAGCCCTGGCATCGGGCCTTCCCGTGATCGGCTCCCGTATCGGTGGCATTCCGGAAATCATCATCGACGGTCAAACCGGTATTTTGGTTGAACCGGAAAACTCCGAAGCCCTGGCCGAGGCCATTATGACTCTGGCCCGCGATTCCAAATTGAGGTACCGTATGGGACAGGCCGGCCGAAAGTTCGTGACC
- a CDS encoding membrane hypothetical protein (Evidence 5 : Unknown function) has product MGYTAMIAAEKREQKLIEMGALGTIIIIMAGAAALLVKSKYPFAMALLGVPLALLLISYPRAALYSYIFAIFIYMSLGNGSHLLLGDLFSVLLILSFVATFLLADKNNFTIPGIAIFGILLLIAQLLSALFARYPAYAATPLARTIAQIVIIIVIYNLISGASVSRYLKFYFWVMTAHSLYNVASFLALGGAYRVFGLPNIYFDDLGMLALPIGLSFYLWSPSRQRSYLYGLATVLIFFALIATQSRGPLLTAVWVSAIILYIAYRRRYHTSDINLRRRINMVVLGALGIGLVLFAFSGIFKEVGGRFESLSQLNTGTIWLRFSLWRASLIAFLSNPFTGIGLGSYRFIDELFPFLKFDIAHSYVIGLSAHNLFLHYLAETGLIGALALASFYFKNFRMALSALKSNLMTADCEVPFSLFGVALTIFATIFYLDGWMWGLNAFAAPFFMALTAAYYRKSRYA; this is encoded by the coding sequence ATGGGGTACACGGCCATGATTGCGGCGGAAAAAAGAGAGCAAAAACTCATTGAAATGGGTGCGCTCGGCACCATCATTATTATCATGGCCGGCGCGGCCGCCCTTCTTGTTAAAAGCAAATATCCGTTTGCTATGGCACTCCTTGGCGTCCCGCTGGCCCTGCTGCTGATTTCCTATCCCCGGGCCGCCCTTTATTCATATATATTTGCGATTTTCATTTATATGTCTCTTGGAAACGGTTCCCATCTCCTTTTGGGGGACCTGTTCTCCGTTCTCCTGATTCTTTCCTTCGTTGCCACATTCTTGCTTGCCGACAAAAACAATTTTACAATTCCGGGGATAGCCATTTTTGGGATTTTGCTTTTAATAGCACAGCTCCTGTCCGCCCTTTTCGCCCGCTATCCGGCATATGCGGCGACACCTCTGGCGCGGACCATCGCCCAAATCGTAATTATTATCGTGATATACAATTTAATATCGGGTGCATCAGTTTCCCGCTACCTGAAATTCTACTTCTGGGTCATGACCGCCCACTCGCTTTATAATGTGGCTTCCTTCCTGGCCTTGGGCGGCGCCTATCGTGTCTTCGGCCTGCCCAATATCTATTTCGACGATCTTGGGATGCTGGCTCTGCCGATCGGCCTGTCCTTTTACCTTTGGTCGCCTTCGCGACAGCGGTCATACCTGTACGGTTTGGCAACCGTACTAATATTCTTTGCTTTGATAGCCACGCAATCGCGCGGCCCCCTTCTTACCGCCGTATGGGTCAGCGCCATTATTCTTTATATTGCTTACAGACGCAGATATCATACATCAGATATTAATCTCCGGCGGCGCATAAACATGGTTGTTTTGGGCGCCCTCGGAATTGGATTGGTCTTATTTGCTTTTTCCGGAATTTTCAAAGAAGTCGGGGGTCGGTTCGAGAGTCTTTCGCAGCTTAATACCGGAACCATTTGGCTTCGCTTCTCGCTCTGGCGCGCCAGCCTTATCGCCTTCTTAAGCAATCCCTTTACCGGTATCGGGCTGGGCAGTTATCGTTTTATCGATGAACTCTTTCCCTTCCTGAAATTCGATATCGCTCATTCCTATGTTATCGGGCTTTCCGCGCATAATCTTTTCTTGCACTACCTCGCCGAGACCGGCTTGATCGGCGCCCTGGCCCTGGCCTCATTCTATTTCAAAAATTTCAGGATGGCTCTCTCGGCCTTGAAATCAAACCTGATGACGGCCGATTGTGAAGTCCCTTTTTCCTTGTTCGGTGTTGCCCTGACCATATTCGCCACCATCTTTTATCTCGACGGCTGGATGTGGGGACTGAATGCTTTTGCCGCACCGTTTTTTATGGCCCTGACCGCCGCCTATTACAGGAAATCTCGATATGCCTAG
- a CDS encoding membrane hypothetical protein (Evidence 5 : Unknown function), which translates to MTAAVGIKRSILGVSGVILFSKLLGFLREMVIAERFGTSHYYDVLLIGIAAPVFFNMVLVNATNLLMVPLLSRRMASGDEADGWRHFWALFNSLLSIVILIMIGVIIAAPYLVRLVGPSLQLEDFSRGVFYCRLISVLVLLGFLESFLRSALNVKKEFIYPATGIIILNITAIAAIYIFSREFSVMSILLGLIAGTLFQDIYLFLRLLGFNILRYFHAQFFPNDIRHAFAAAGIIVLVEFLSRTYFMIDRYFASGMASGVVSALNYGNLLILLPVSVAAFAISAVTFPYLSDRAGEKQTAEFGYLLHKTLRASLVIGIPCGIFYLLFARDLTAAVFLRGAFDTTSLAVTSKIVILLAPLLTCLFISTILIQACYAAGKQVAVLIVAVLAIVVKFFSTAILSKYFDYPGIALSTTITGIMTVALTMLILSRSRRLTEIGDLFSAVVKISAASLPIAALGYFYSRLPEFEKGMSLLVRFRVVPAIAISFVLFLAIGYIIKLQEVREALGYLMKGKWGTRP; encoded by the coding sequence TTGACGGCGGCGGTCGGCATCAAGCGGAGCATTCTGGGAGTATCGGGCGTCATTCTTTTTTCCAAACTGCTCGGTTTTTTGCGCGAAATGGTGATCGCCGAGAGATTCGGGACATCCCATTATTACGATGTCCTTCTGATCGGAATTGCGGCTCCCGTCTTTTTCAATATGGTTCTGGTTAATGCCACCAATTTGCTGATGGTGCCGCTTCTATCACGGCGGATGGCTTCCGGCGATGAAGCCGATGGCTGGCGTCACTTCTGGGCTCTCTTCAATTCCCTTCTTTCCATCGTCATTCTTATCATGATAGGCGTTATCATCGCCGCCCCGTATCTGGTGAGACTGGTCGGGCCATCTCTTCAGCTAGAAGATTTCAGCCGCGGCGTCTTTTATTGCCGGCTCATTTCAGTCCTGGTGCTTCTTGGTTTTCTGGAGTCTTTTCTCCGTTCGGCTCTAAATGTAAAAAAGGAATTTATCTATCCTGCTACCGGCATTATCATCCTCAACATCACGGCCATCGCAGCCATTTATATATTTTCGCGCGAATTCTCGGTCATGTCAATTCTATTGGGGCTGATTGCCGGAACTCTATTTCAGGATATCTACCTGTTTCTGCGGCTCCTGGGATTTAATATTCTCCGTTATTTTCATGCGCAGTTTTTCCCAAACGATATTCGTCATGCCTTTGCCGCCGCCGGGATCATTGTTCTTGTGGAATTTTTATCCCGTACTTATTTCATGATTGATCGTTATTTTGCCTCGGGGATGGCGTCAGGGGTAGTCTCCGCCCTTAATTATGGAAATCTCCTGATTCTTCTTCCCGTCAGCGTCGCCGCTTTTGCCATCTCGGCGGTTACTTTCCCTTATCTGAGTGACCGGGCCGGCGAAAAACAAACGGCGGAATTCGGTTATTTGCTGCATAAAACTCTTCGGGCCTCGCTTGTCATCGGCATCCCCTGCGGTATCTTCTATCTCCTCTTTGCCCGCGACCTGACGGCCGCCGTTTTCCTGCGCGGCGCCTTCGATACCACCTCGCTGGCTGTGACCTCCAAAATCGTAATACTCCTGGCCCCGCTTCTTACCTGCTTGTTTATTAGCACCATACTCATACAGGCCTGCTACGCGGCGGGGAAACAGGTCGCCGTGCTGATTGTCGCAGTCTTGGCCATCGTTGTCAAATTTTTTTCCACCGCTATTTTGTCGAAATATTTCGATTACCCCGGAATTGCGCTTTCTACTACTATCACAGGTATAATGACAGTGGCCCTAACCATGCTGATATTGTCCCGCAGTCGGCGACTCACCGAAATAGGGGACCTGTTTTCGGCCGTAGTCAAAATTTCTGCGGCGTCGTTGCCGATTGCCGCACTGGGATATTTCTACAGTCGTCTGCCGGAGTTCGAAAAAGGAATGAGTCTTCTTGTTCGTTTTCGGGTGGTGCCGGCCATCGCGATTTCGTTTGTTTTGTTTCTGGCCATAGGATATATAATTAAATTACAGGAAGTCCGGGAGGCCCTGGGCTATCTTATGAAAGGCAAATGGGGTACACGGCCATGA
- a CDS encoding UDP-N-acetylglucosamine 2-epimerase homolog, producing MSKIKPLLVSFVGARPQFIKIAPLAHNLRSKFRHIIVHSGQHYDKLMSEIFFNDLSIPHFKYNLSVGSGLHGQMTAAMMTRLEKLLLKIRPDMLLVYGDTNSTLAGAITAAKLHIPIGHIEAGMRSFRLDMPEEVNRRLTDHVSKLLFCPTPQSIVNLKNEGITEGIIHCGDLMYQLLEENLPLIYENRKILSQYNLAPGEYLLLTMHRAGNVDDLSRFRQIVDIINDLKYAIIFPIHPRTLKNLRRYRLYGKMTASRKIIITPPQSYLNNLSLIYNARAVLTDSGGVQKEAVFLGTPCLTLREETEWVETLNQGNTLVGLSRTKINRALSRPSAAVGPRPYRIKGKRPSDLIISALSDFFGDD from the coding sequence ATGTCCAAAATTAAACCGCTCCTTGTTTCTTTTGTCGGGGCCCGCCCGCAATTTATTAAAATTGCACCCCTGGCTCATAACCTTCGGTCGAAATTTCGGCACATTATCGTTCATTCCGGCCAACATTACGACAAATTAATGTCTGAAATTTTCTTTAATGATTTGTCGATACCGCATTTTAAATACAATCTTTCCGTCGGTTCCGGGCTCCACGGTCAGATGACCGCCGCCATGATGACCCGCCTGGAAAAATTGCTCCTCAAGATCCGCCCCGATATGCTCCTTGTATATGGCGATACCAACAGCACTCTGGCGGGTGCTATTACGGCCGCCAAACTCCATATCCCGATTGGCCATATCGAGGCCGGGATGCGGTCTTTCCGGCTCGACATGCCCGAAGAAGTCAACCGCCGACTGACCGACCATGTTTCAAAACTGCTTTTTTGCCCTACGCCTCAATCAATTGTGAATCTTAAAAATGAGGGCATAACCGAAGGCATTATCCATTGCGGCGATTTGATGTACCAACTTCTTGAAGAAAACCTCCCTCTTATTTATGAAAATAGAAAAATTTTGAGTCAATATAATCTCGCTCCCGGAGAGTACCTGCTTCTTACCATGCATCGCGCGGGAAATGTCGATGACTTATCGCGATTCCGGCAGATTGTGGATATAATTAACGATTTGAAATATGCCATTATTTTCCCTATCCATCCGCGAACCCTTAAGAATCTGCGGCGATATCGCCTTTACGGTAAAATGACCGCTAGCCGGAAAATTATTATCACGCCGCCTCAATCATATCTGAATAATTTATCGCTGATATATAACGCTCGCGCCGTCCTGACCGATTCCGGCGGCGTTCAGAAGGAAGCGGTCTTTCTGGGAACCCCCTGCCTGACACTCCGCGAGGAAACCGAGTGGGTGGAGACATTGAATCAGGGAAATACTCTCGTGGGACTGTCCCGGACAAAAATTAATCGGGCCCTTTCTCGCCCTTCGGCCGCGGTCGGACCCCGACCCTATCGGATAAAAGGGAAAAGACCTTCGGATTTAATTATTTCCGCCCTCTCTGATTTCTTTGGAGATGATTAA
- the degT gene encoding Pleiotropic regulatory protein, which produces MAVPLLDLKRQYASIKDQTDAAVLKVLEHCKFILGPEVKELEEKIAALSGVKYGIGVASGTDALLLALHAAGIGPGDEVITSNFSFFASAGVVSRLGARPVFVDIESDTYNIDPALIKRAITKKTRAIMPVHLFGQLADMDPIIQIARDSKLSIIEDAAQAIGAEYKGKRAGSFGEFGCFSFYPSKNLGGAGDGGMIVTDDKARFDFTEILRVHGAHPKYFHKVIGYNSRLSTIQAAILLVKLDFLDAWTEKRRMHAKVYDAAFRGTAVKTPVAKDYSYHIYNQYTIAVENREDLMAVLKEKGIGHEIYYPVPFNRQECFRNLGYKPGDFPVSEKAAAQVVSIPIYPELTPAEQEEVIEAVKSVSA; this is translated from the coding sequence ATGGCTGTCCCATTATTGGATTTGAAAAGACAATATGCTTCTATAAAAGATCAGACCGATGCCGCGGTTCTGAAGGTCCTTGAGCACTGTAAGTTTATTCTTGGGCCGGAGGTCAAGGAACTTGAAGAAAAAATAGCCGCTCTATCAGGCGTTAAATATGGGATCGGTGTCGCCTCCGGGACGGACGCCCTTCTCCTGGCGCTACATGCCGCCGGCATCGGCCCCGGCGATGAGGTCATTACTTCCAATTTTTCCTTTTTCGCTTCGGCTGGTGTCGTTTCCCGACTTGGGGCCCGCCCGGTTTTCGTCGATATCGAATCCGATACCTATAATATCGATCCTGCCTTGATTAAACGTGCCATCACCAAAAAAACCCGCGCGATCATGCCGGTGCATCTTTTCGGGCAATTAGCCGATATGGATCCGATTATTCAGATTGCACGGGATAGTAAATTGTCGATAATCGAAGATGCCGCGCAGGCCATAGGCGCGGAATATAAGGGAAAAAGGGCCGGGTCATTCGGTGAATTCGGCTGTTTTTCTTTCTATCCTTCGAAAAATCTCGGCGGGGCCGGCGACGGCGGCATGATTGTTACCGACGACAAGGCCCGCTTTGATTTCACAGAAATTCTTCGCGTCCATGGCGCCCATCCTAAATATTTCCATAAGGTAATCGGATACAATTCCCGCCTGTCGACCATACAGGCCGCCATCCTGCTGGTCAAATTGGACTTTCTCGACGCCTGGACTGAGAAACGAAGAATGCACGCCAAGGTCTATGACGCCGCTTTTCGGGGAACGGCCGTCAAGACCCCCGTTGCCAAAGACTACTCCTATCACATTTACAACCAGTACACTATTGCGGTAGAAAACAGGGAAGACCTCATGGCGGTTCTCAAAGAAAAAGGTATCGGTCACGAAATATATTATCCCGTCCCGTTCAATCGGCAGGAATGCTTCCGAAACCTCGGGTACAAACCCGGTGATTTTCCCGTATCGGAAAAAGCCGCGGCGCAGGTGGTCTCAATCCCGATTTACCCGGAATTGACCCCCGCCGAACAGGAAGAGGTAATAGAAGCCGTGAAATCGGTATCCGCATGA
- a CDS encoding conserved hypothetical protein (Evidence 4 : Unknown function but conserved in other organisms), giving the protein MSQSIINKSAQLGENTHLGDFCHVGSHVSIGAGCIIGHHVIIHDDVRIGDNVRIDDGTVIGKLPMKAANSAVTREQELPPAVVGSDCIIGTNVVIYRGCEIGQKVLIADLSTVRENVNIGDFTIVGRGVAIENFCKIGRYCKLETNVYITAYSELEDRVFVAPCVATSNDNYIGRTEERFKHFKGVTVKKGGRIGVNATILPGKTVGRDSLIAAGALLTADCPDKKIMAGVPAKVFRDVPPEQLLEKQGWKE; this is encoded by the coding sequence ATGTCTCAATCGATTATCAATAAGTCGGCCCAATTGGGCGAGAACACCCATTTGGGGGATTTTTGCCATGTCGGTTCCCATGTTTCTATCGGCGCTGGTTGCATCATCGGGCACCACGTCATCATTCATGATGACGTCCGCATAGGTGACAACGTCCGTATCGATGACGGCACCGTAATTGGAAAATTACCGATGAAAGCGGCCAATTCGGCCGTAACCAGGGAACAGGAACTGCCCCCCGCGGTCGTCGGATCCGATTGTATTATCGGTACGAACGTCGTGATTTATCGCGGTTGCGAAATCGGTCAAAAAGTCCTTATTGCCGACCTCTCCACGGTTCGGGAAAATGTAAATATTGGTGATTTCACCATTGTGGGACGGGGTGTCGCTATCGAGAACTTCTGCAAGATCGGACGGTACTGCAAACTGGAAACCAATGTCTATATCACTGCCTATTCCGAACTTGAGGACCGGGTTTTCGTGGCCCCCTGTGTGGCTACCTCCAATGATAATTACATCGGACGCACCGAGGAGCGCTTCAAGCATTTTAAGGGTGTCACCGTTAAAAAGGGGGGGAGAATCGGGGTCAACGCAACTATCTTGCCGGGAAAGACTGTCGGACGCGATAGTCTAATCGCAGCCGGAGCCCTTCTGACGGCCGATTGCCCCGATAAGAAAATTATGGCCGGTGTTCCGGCCAAAGTCTTCCGCGATGTTCCTCCGGAGCAATTGCTGGAAAAACAAGGGTGGAAAGAGTGA
- a CDS encoding putative Lipopolysaccharide biosynthesis protein (Evidence 3 : Putative function from multiple computational evidences), which yields MDDKEFNLWKILEVIALRIKFIIIFVITVAVISAIISLLLPRWYRASTLLLPPKEESMKLGQSTGIEDLVSITSGLVLPIRATPSDVYARILRSRAVAEKVMAANKLKDYYHLQSDLDLFKRLENQSEFRVTDEGLLQITYSDRNPAMAAQIANSYADELDKLNREVSTSRARTARDFISGRLAEVSRDLDSARLALKDFQDKYKAIDLDQQTQLAIQSAVGLKVALAESEIDLKVKEKSLSPNHPDVIALRRKIEEIKGQILALENGTGDGSILSLPVASVPALRIKLAELTGRVKEAEALYQTLSQQLENVKIQEKMDTPTISVLDMAYPPDLPYRPQKTRIVLASTAGAVFLAIFLALFLNYLSNLKKNSPDDYNRAKTFFNVFLGWLPGISRKNSAS from the coding sequence ATGGACGATAAGGAATTCAATCTCTGGAAAATTCTTGAGGTTATCGCCCTCAGAATAAAATTCATAATTATTTTCGTCATCACCGTGGCGGTAATTTCTGCGATTATTTCGTTATTGCTCCCCCGATGGTACCGAGCCAGTACCCTGCTTCTTCCTCCCAAGGAAGAATCGATGAAATTGGGGCAGTCGACCGGAATAGAGGACCTTGTTTCAATAACATCGGGCCTGGTTCTGCCTATCCGCGCTACGCCGTCCGACGTCTATGCCCGGATTCTCCGAAGCCGGGCTGTGGCCGAAAAAGTTATGGCCGCCAATAAACTCAAAGATTATTATCATCTTCAATCCGACCTCGATCTCTTTAAGAGATTGGAAAATCAATCGGAATTCCGTGTCACCGATGAAGGTCTGCTTCAGATAACCTACTCAGACAGGAATCCGGCGATGGCCGCACAAATCGCCAATTCCTACGCCGATGAGTTGGATAAACTTAACCGCGAAGTTTCCACTTCCCGGGCCAGAACCGCCCGGGATTTCATATCCGGGCGGCTGGCCGAAGTTTCCCGCGATCTTGATTCGGCGCGCCTGGCCCTCAAGGACTTTCAGGATAAGTATAAGGCCATCGATCTGGATCAGCAGACGCAATTAGCCATTCAGTCGGCGGTCGGTCTGAAAGTCGCCCTGGCTGAATCCGAAATTGACTTGAAAGTCAAAGAAAAATCCCTATCGCCCAATCACCCCGATGTCATCGCCCTGCGGCGCAAAATTGAAGAAATAAAGGGCCAGATCTTGGCTCTGGAGAATGGTACCGGTGATGGTTCCATACTAAGTCTTCCTGTCGCCAGTGTCCCGGCTCTGAGAATAAAATTGGCCGAATTGACCGGCCGCGTTAAGGAGGCCGAAGCCTTGTATCAGACTCTTTCACAGCAGCTTGAAAATGTGAAAATTCAGGAGAAAATGGATACCCCAACCATATCGGTCCTTGACATGGCCTATCCGCCCGATCTGCCGTATCGACCGCAGAAGACCAGGATTGTTCTGGCATCTACCGCCGGGGCGGTCTTTCTGGCCATTTTCTTGGCACTTTTTCTGAACTATCTGTCGAATTTGAAAAAGAATTCGCCGGATGATTACAATCGTGCCAAAACCTTTTTTAATGTCTTTTTGGGGTGGCTTCCGGGTATAAGCAGGAAGAATTCGGCGAGCTGA
- a CDS encoding exported hypothetical protein (Evidence 5 : Unknown function) yields MKKLGMSECRSKILITALFLFLSLASVSLLPVRIMADEPIFTEVVNPDEYTVGPGDKFRIDFWNGTAPPLEVTVTPEGYLLLPSMGRADIGNLSLTEARSVLRKLIGKFYSDGDYSVTLLGTRSVKVLVAGAVRRPGLYDALVSQRVSEMINVAGGFAAGASHRNIVLSGGKIEYTIDYLKYERAGDFDGNPYLYAGFRIYIPLVVDSTSFVQVSGEVTRPGGFEYKEGDNLGTLLALATGVTGQQSDSVLVFRGGNTLTVSLADSSFAVKAGDKVLVPRRNQFRPLDYLTVSGEVNMPGRFPFRDGLVLADAISDAGGLTERADIRSLVIHRKTVTRDSLASPLRSEGNNLDFDLGHQPVSLNMSEFNKAHLPEIKVQPGDSIVIPALTGTIGVYGAVNRPGLIICGKAGMSVSDAIALAGGFGKGADRGXLDIYRKXSGLHLVGNGGISVYDGDLVDVPLKEKGHGFWDKLKDISLVLGAAGVAYLAIDNMSD; encoded by the coding sequence TTGAAAAAATTGGGCATGTCTGAATGTCGTAGCAAAATCTTAATTACGGCATTATTTCTATTCCTGTCCTTGGCTTCAGTATCCTTGCTTCCGGTGAGAATAATGGCCGATGAGCCGATTTTTACCGAAGTTGTCAATCCCGATGAATATACGGTCGGCCCGGGCGATAAATTTAGAATCGATTTCTGGAATGGAACCGCGCCGCCGCTTGAAGTCACCGTTACCCCGGAAGGATATTTGTTGCTTCCTTCGATGGGCCGTGCCGACATCGGCAACCTGTCTTTGACCGAGGCCCGCTCCGTTCTGCGAAAATTGATTGGGAAATTTTATTCTGATGGCGATTACTCGGTCACCCTTCTTGGGACCCGCTCCGTCAAGGTTCTTGTGGCCGGAGCCGTGAGAAGGCCCGGACTATATGATGCCCTGGTATCCCAGCGAGTATCGGAGATGATTAATGTTGCCGGGGGATTCGCGGCCGGCGCCTCGCATCGCAACATTGTGCTGTCCGGCGGCAAGATCGAATATACGATCGACTATCTGAAATATGAACGTGCCGGTGATTTCGACGGCAATCCCTATTTGTACGCCGGATTTCGCATTTACATCCCGCTGGTTGTCGATTCAACTTCCTTTGTTCAGGTTTCTGGTGAAGTGACCCGGCCGGGCGGTTTTGAATATAAGGAGGGAGATAATCTGGGAACCTTGCTGGCTCTGGCCACCGGCGTGACCGGTCAGCAATCCGATTCCGTTCTCGTTTTTCGCGGCGGCAATACCTTAACCGTTTCGCTTGCCGACTCTTCTTTTGCCGTTAAAGCCGGTGATAAGGTTCTTGTCCCCCGACGCAACCAATTCCGTCCGCTCGACTATCTGACCGTCTCCGGCGAGGTCAATATGCCGGGCCGATTCCCTTTCCGCGACGGTCTCGTCCTGGCTGATGCCATCAGCGATGCCGGCGGCTTGACCGAGCGGGCCGATATCCGCTCTCTTGTCATTCATCGAAAAACCGTAACGCGCGATTCCCTGGCTTCCCCCTTACGATCGGAGGGGAATAATTTGGATTTCGATCTGGGCCATCAACCGGTTTCGCTCAATATGTCGGAATTTAATAAAGCCCACTTGCCTGAAATAAAAGTACAGCCGGGAGATTCCATTGTAATTCCGGCCCTGACCGGGACCATAGGTGTTTACGGGGCAGTCAATCGACCCGGCTTGATAATCTGCGGCAAAGCCGGTATGTCCGTGTCCGATGCCATTGCACTGGCCGGTGGCTTCGGAAAAGGGGCGGATCGGGGCCNGCTGGATATCTATCGNAAAAGNTCCGGTTTGCACCTGGTCGGGAATGGCGGNATCAGTGTTTATGATGGCGATCTGGTGGATGTTCCNCTGAAAGAAAAAGGGCATGGTTTCTGGGACAAGTTGAAGGATATCTCTTTGGTCCTCGGAGCCGCCGGGGTCGCCTATTTGGCTATTGATAACATGAGCGACTGA